The window ATTGCAAAAATAAAAACTGGTGGAGGGACTCCTAAAACGACTAATCTTGAATATTGGAGTGGTGATATACCTTGGATACAATCATCTGATTTAGTTGAAGGTGATGTTGTACATGTTAATATAAAAAAATTTATTGACAATAATGCATTAAAAAATTCAGCTGCAAAATTAATTTCTCGTGATTCAATTGCTTTAGTTACGAGAGTTGGAGTTGGTAAAGTTGCAGTAATAAATCAAGATTTTACTACTAGTCAAGATTTTTTATCTTTGAGTGATTTTGATGGGAATGATATCAAATTTATTGCATATCAATTATTTCGATTAATGCAAGAAAATGCCAAAGTTCTTCAAGGAACATCAATAAAAGGGATTAGTAAAACTGATTTAATCGAACAAAGTATAGCCATACCTAATTCAATAAAAGAGCAGAACTTAATTGCTAGTCTTTTGTCGCAGACAGATAGTATTATTACCCTTCATCAGCGTAAGTTAAATAATCTTAAATTAAAGAAAAAAGCGTTGCTTCAGAAACTTTTTCCGAAAAATGGAAAACGATATCCTGAACTTCGTTTTCCAGGATTTACTGATGCTTGGGAACAGCGTAAGTTATCAGATATTTTAAAAGTTAATTCCGGTAAAGACTATAAACATCTAGAACAAGGCGATATACCTGTATATGGTACTGGTGGCTATATGTTAAGTGTGAATGAGTCTTTATCTAATATAGATGCTATAGGAATTGGTAGAAAAGGAACGATTGATAAGCCGCAATATCTCAAAGCACCTTTTTGGACAGTAGACACTTTATTTTATCTTACCGCATTAGATAAGCATTCAATTTTATTCTTATACTATTTAATGCAATTGATGCCTTGGAAAAAGTTTGATGAATCAACAGGGGTTCCTAGTTTATCTAAAACTACTATTGATAATATTAATGGTTATGTACCATCAAATCCCAAAGAGGAAGAATTAATTAGTACACTATTTAATCAGCTTGATAAATCTATTACCCTTCATCAGCGTAAGTTAGATCACTTACAATTACAGAAAAAAGCATTACTTCAACAGATGTTTGTATAAATAAAGGAGATTTTGTATGGCAGAATCAAAAGCACAGAATATTTCAAGCCAATTATGGGCTATTGCCAATGATTTGCGTGGCACAATGGATGCAAGCTCTTTCAAAGATTACATTCTTCCATTTTTGTTCTATAAATATCTTTCGATTCATCAAGAAGAGTACTTAGTTAATAATGACTTGGTTGATGTTTCAGATGGAAAATCTGTTAATGAGGCATATAAGGAACTTGTCGAAGAGGCAGGCTTAGAGGCTTGTTTAATTGATATTGCAGGTACGTTAGGATATGTTATTAATCCTGAGGATACATGGGCTTCTTTGACTGAAAGTATTCATAATGGCTCAGTTATTCCTAGTGATTATCAACGATTATTTGAAAATTTTAATAAGAATGCTGAAATTAATAAAGAGGCTGCAGCAGATTTTAGAGGT of the Veillonella parvula genome contains:
- a CDS encoding restriction endonuclease subunit S, with the protein product MSKEKRRVPKLRFPGFTEDWEQRKLDNIAKIKTGGGTPKTTNLEYWSGDIPWIQSSDLVEGDVVHVNIKKFIDNNALKNSAAKLISRDSIALVTRVGVGKVAVINQDFTTSQDFLSLSDFDGNDIKFIAYQLFRLMQENAKVLQGTSIKGISKTDLIEQSIAIPNSIKEQNLIASLLSQTDSIITLHQRKLNNLKLKKKALLQKLFPKNGKRYPELRFPGFTDAWEQRKLSDILKVNSGKDYKHLEQGDIPVYGTGGYMLSVNESLSNIDAIGIGRKGTIDKPQYLKAPFWTVDTLFYLTALDKHSILFLYYLMQLMPWKKFDESTGVPSLSKTTIDNINGYVPSNPKEEELISTLFNQLDKSITLHQRKLDHLQLQKKALLQQMFV